From Oculatellaceae cyanobacterium, a single genomic window includes:
- a CDS encoding STAS domain-containing protein codes for MIHIDQRTHTTQDGTTVIVLTPTGRLDITTAWQFRLKLQECISKLSHHVVVNLGQVNFIDSSGLTSLVAGMRDADKVKGSFRICNVHPEAKLVFEVTMMDSVFEIFETEEEALEGVPRSIAS; via the coding sequence GTGATTCATATTGATCAGAGAACGCATACAACACAAGATGGCACAACAGTAATAGTCTTAACGCCAACTGGACGTTTAGATATCACAACTGCTTGGCAATTTCGCCTCAAGTTACAAGAATGTATTTCTAAACTTAGCCATCATGTAGTAGTTAATCTCGGTCAGGTTAATTTTATAGATAGCTCTGGTCTCACATCGCTGGTAGCAGGGATGCGAGACGCTGATAAAGTTAAAGGTAGCTTTCGCATTTGTAATGTTCATCCCGAAGCAAAATTGGTGTTTGAAGTCACCATGATGGATTCGGTGTTTGAGATTTTTGAAACTGAGGAAGAGGCGCTTGAAGGTGTGCCTCGCAGTATTGCCAGTTAA
- a CDS encoding SRPBCC family protein, which produces MIFNFSFKLIASRGCRFSLAKTYRAVSSASVDVLWQKIINLADVSWHPLLTSTNVPKGLIAKPGLIYQEVTRLIPIPVRVFVERVRPGELFSVRLIAIPGIEKRVTYQVESTVCGTYVSYSVTLRGWLSPFVWWMIRPYEARVAAELAHAAEQLTINN; this is translated from the coding sequence GTGATCTTTAATTTTTCCTTCAAATTGATTGCTAGTCGAGGGTGCCGATTTTCTCTGGCAAAGACTTATCGTGCTGTGAGTTCTGCTTCGGTAGATGTACTCTGGCAAAAAATAATTAACTTAGCCGATGTCTCTTGGCACCCCCTGCTTACTAGCACCAATGTTCCAAAGGGATTAATCGCTAAACCTGGCTTAATTTACCAGGAGGTAACTCGCTTAATACCGATTCCAGTGCGCGTGTTTGTTGAACGGGTGCGACCTGGAGAGTTATTTAGTGTCAGGTTAATTGCTATCCCAGGAATCGAAAAAAGAGTGACTTATCAGGTGGAATCTACCGTTTGTGGCACTTATGTGTCTTATTCTGTAACATTGCGTGGTTGGTTATCGCCGTTTGTTTGGTGGATGATCCGACCTTATGAGGCGCGTGTGGCGGCTGAGTTAGCCCACGCAGCAGAACAATTAACAATTAACAATTAA
- a CDS encoding NAD(P)H dehydrogenase subunit NdhS, producing MILPGSAVKVKNPSDIYYSFEGLVQRITDGKAAVIFEGGNWDKMITFRLSELELLETTAPRKKAK from the coding sequence ATGATTTTGCCAGGTTCAGCAGTTAAAGTCAAAAACCCCAGCGATATTTACTACAGCTTTGAAGGTTTAGTACAAAGGATTACAGATGGTAAAGCGGCTGTAATTTTTGAAGGTGGAAACTGGGACAAAATGATCACATTCCGCCTTTCTGAGTTAGAGTTGCTAGAAACAACAGCACCTCGGAAAAAAGCAAAATAG
- the rodA gene encoding rod shape-determining protein RodA: MFQKSVTGFRWKSRIAVWQQVDWLLLAVTVGLTVFGGVMIRSAELNQGLTDWWQHWLIGAIGLAIALFLARSRYENLLEWHWIIYGLTNLSLIAVIVIGSSAKGAQRWITIGGFNLQPSEFAKVGVIITLAAILHTRTASTLPAFGKALAITAVPWLLVFIQPDLGTSLVFGAITLGMLYWANANPGWLLLLISPIVSAILFNVFLPSWLIWAVIVGAAAWFSLPWSWYGAVGAVIANFASGELGHIFWGLLKDYQKDRLILFLNPAKDPLGGGYHLIQSRIAIGAGGFWGKGLNQGSQTQLNFIPEQHTDFIFSAIGEELGFIGCLFVLLIFWLLCWRLIMIAQTSKENFGSLLAIGVLSMIVFQVIVNIGMTIGLAPVTGIPLPWVSYGRSALLTNFIALGIVESVANYRHRLKF, translated from the coding sequence ATGTTTCAAAAGTCTGTAACAGGTTTTCGGTGGAAGTCTCGAATAGCAGTTTGGCAGCAAGTAGACTGGCTGCTGCTTGCCGTAACAGTCGGCTTAACCGTGTTTGGTGGAGTAATGATTCGCAGCGCGGAACTCAACCAAGGGTTAACAGATTGGTGGCAACACTGGCTAATTGGCGCGATTGGGTTAGCAATAGCATTATTCCTTGCGCGATCGCGTTACGAAAATCTACTAGAGTGGCACTGGATTATCTACGGTCTAACAAACCTCTCCCTGATCGCAGTAATTGTAATTGGTAGCAGTGCTAAAGGGGCGCAAAGGTGGATTACTATCGGTGGATTTAACCTCCAACCATCTGAGTTTGCCAAAGTTGGTGTAATTATCACTTTGGCAGCAATTTTACACACCCGTACCGCTTCTACACTGCCAGCTTTTGGCAAAGCCCTTGCCATTACTGCTGTGCCTTGGCTGTTAGTATTTATCCAGCCAGACTTAGGCACATCCTTAGTATTTGGAGCAATTACTTTAGGAATGCTCTACTGGGCTAATGCTAATCCAGGCTGGCTATTGCTACTAATTTCTCCCATTGTCTCAGCAATTTTATTTAACGTCTTTTTACCTAGTTGGTTAATTTGGGCAGTAATAGTAGGTGCGGCTGCTTGGTTTAGCTTACCCTGGTCTTGGTATGGCGCTGTAGGAGCCGTTATCGCCAACTTTGCATCAGGCGAATTAGGGCATATATTCTGGGGATTGTTGAAAGATTATCAAAAAGACCGATTAATTCTGTTTTTAAATCCAGCAAAAGATCCTCTAGGCGGAGGATATCACTTAATTCAATCCCGTATCGCTATTGGGGCAGGTGGATTTTGGGGTAAAGGACTTAACCAGGGGTCTCAAACACAACTTAACTTTATCCCAGAACAGCATACCGATTTTATTTTCTCAGCTATTGGAGAAGAACTGGGTTTTATTGGCTGTCTCTTCGTACTTTTAATTTTCTGGTTACTATGCTGGCGGTTAATTATGATTGCTCAAACTTCTAAAGAGAACTTTGGCTCTTTATTAGCTATTGGTGTATTGTCTATGATTGTGTTTCAGGTAATTGTCAATATTGGTATGACCATCGGTTTAGCACCTGTTACAGGTATTCCTTTACCTTGGGTTAGTTATGGTCGTTCCGCATTACTGACAAATTTCATTGCTCTTGGCATTGTTGAGTCTGTTGCTAATTACCGACATCGGCTAAAATTTTAA
- the trxA gene encoding thioredoxin, with product MAVKKQFNSFQDLLSSSEVPVLVDFYATWCGPCQMMSPILEQVNSHLKEQLQVVKIDTDKYPQIANQHHIHGLPTLVLFKNGQPVDRIEGVVPAADLIQRLKTLI from the coding sequence ATGGCAGTCAAAAAACAGTTTAATAGTTTTCAAGATTTGCTCTCTAGTTCAGAAGTACCTGTATTAGTTGATTTTTATGCAACTTGGTGTGGCCCATGTCAAATGATGTCACCAATTTTAGAGCAAGTAAATTCTCACCTGAAAGAGCAGTTACAGGTAGTTAAAATTGATACAGATAAATATCCTCAAATCGCAAATCAGCATCATATTCATGGTCTGCCAACTTTAGTACTGTTCAAAAACGGTCAGCCAGTAGATCGAATTGAGGGAGTTGTCCCTGCTGCAGATTTAATCCAGCGTTTAAAAACCTTAATTTAA
- the hemF gene encoding oxygen-dependent coproporphyrinogen oxidase, translated as MSIFERSSIAIMTAIQTDLTNTINPNPPVDSKTRVSEFMQGLQDKICQGLEQLDGNTTFREDSWERPEGGGGRSRVMREGAVFEQGGVNFSEVWGDHLPPSILAQRPEAAGHRFYATGTSMVLHPRNPYIPTVHLNYRYFEAGPVWWFGGGLDLTPYYPFAEDVTHLHRTLKQACDTHNPHYYPTFKLWCDEYFYLKHRQETRGVGGIFFDYQDGQGELYRGPDANGPAGKYSAELGVVEPRSWEQLFAFAQSCGNAFLPAYVPIVEKRRSMEYGDRERNFQLYRRGRYVEFNLVYDRGTIFGLQTNGRTESILMSLPPLVRWEYGYQPEPNTPEAELYEVFLKPQDWANWSA; from the coding sequence ATGAGCATCTTTGAAAGATCTTCTATTGCGATTATGACAGCTATTCAAACTGACTTAACGAACACAATCAACCCGAATCCCCCAGTTGATTCCAAAACTCGTGTGAGCGAGTTTATGCAAGGGCTACAAGACAAAATTTGTCAAGGCTTGGAACAGCTAGATGGAAATACAACATTTAGAGAAGACTCTTGGGAACGACCAGAAGGTGGTGGTGGCCGTTCTCGCGTGATGCGCGAGGGTGCCGTATTTGAACAAGGCGGTGTCAATTTTTCTGAGGTATGGGGAGACCATTTACCTCCTTCAATTCTGGCACAACGTCCAGAAGCTGCTGGTCATCGCTTTTATGCGACTGGTACATCAATGGTATTGCATCCGCGCAATCCTTACATCCCAACTGTTCATCTCAATTATCGCTACTTTGAAGCAGGGCCAGTTTGGTGGTTTGGTGGTGGTTTAGATTTAACACCTTACTATCCCTTTGCTGAAGATGTTACTCATTTACACCGCACTCTCAAGCAAGCTTGCGACACACATAACCCCCACTACTACCCAACATTTAAGCTTTGGTGCGACGAGTATTTTTACTTAAAGCATCGCCAAGAAACGCGGGGTGTAGGTGGAATATTTTTTGATTATCAAGATGGTCAAGGCGAGTTGTATCGTGGCCCAGATGCTAATGGCCCCGCAGGTAAGTATAGTGCTGAACTAGGTGTAGTAGAACCGCGCAGTTGGGAACAATTGTTTGCGTTTGCACAAAGTTGTGGGAATGCTTTTTTACCAGCTTATGTGCCAATTGTAGAAAAACGGCGGTCAATGGAATATGGCGATCGCGAACGTAATTTCCAATTATATCGTCGTGGGCGTTATGTAGAATTTAACCTGGTATATGACAGGGGGACAATCTTTGGCTTGCAAACTAACGGACGTACTGAGTCAATTTTGATGTCTCTACCGCCACTGGTACGTTGGGAATATGGTTATCAACCAGAACCCAATACTCCCGAAGCTGAACTATATGAAGTTTTCTTAAAGCCTCAAGATTGGGCAAACTGGAGTGCTTAG
- the groL gene encoding chaperonin GroEL (60 kDa chaperone family; promotes refolding of misfolded polypeptides especially under stressful conditions; forms two stacked rings of heptamers to form a barrel-shaped 14mer; ends can be capped by GroES; misfolded proteins enter the barrel where they are refolded when GroES binds) — protein MAKIIAFNEESRRALERGVNALADAVRITLGPKGRNVLLEKSYGAPQIVNDGITVAKEIELEDPLENTGARLIQEVASKTKDIAGDGTTTATVLAQELIHQGLKLVAAGANPVAVKRGIDKTIALLVKEIEAVAKPVEGNEIAQVATVSAGNDEEVGKMIAEAMDKVTKDGVITVEESKSLTTELDVVEGMQIDRGYLSPYFVTDNERMVVEFENAAILITDKKISSIQELIPVLEKIARAGRPLLIIAEDLEGEALATLVVNKARGVLSAAAVKSPGFGDRRKAMLQDIAVLTGGQMISEEVGLSLDTATLEMLGTASKVTIDKESTTIVAGEKTEDVQKRIAQIRQQLADTDSDYDREKLQERIAKLAGGIAVIKVGAATETELKDRKLRIEDALNATKAAVEEGIVPGGGTTLIHLAKKIAEFKHNFSDEEQVGADIVAKALEAPLRQMADNAGVEGAVIVEKVRESDFSIGYNAATDTFEDLIAAGIIDPAKVVRSALQNAGSIAGMVLTTEALIVEKPEKKPAGGAPDMGGMGGMGGMGGMGGMGGMGMM, from the coding sequence ATGGCAAAAATTATTGCATTTAATGAAGAATCTCGGCGGGCGCTAGAGCGTGGTGTAAACGCTTTAGCAGATGCCGTCCGTATTACATTAGGCCCTAAAGGTCGGAATGTTTTACTAGAAAAGAGTTATGGTGCGCCTCAGATTGTTAACGATGGCATCACCGTTGCCAAAGAGATTGAACTTGAAGACCCTTTAGAAAACACTGGCGCTCGACTAATTCAAGAAGTCGCCTCAAAAACTAAAGATATCGCTGGTGATGGTACAACTACAGCGACTGTCCTAGCACAAGAATTGATCCACCAGGGTTTAAAATTAGTTGCTGCTGGTGCTAATCCAGTTGCCGTAAAACGCGGAATTGATAAAACTATTGCTTTATTGGTAAAAGAAATTGAAGCAGTAGCCAAGCCAGTTGAAGGTAATGAGATTGCTCAAGTTGCCACCGTATCGGCTGGTAACGATGAAGAAGTAGGCAAGATGATTGCCGAAGCAATGGATAAAGTCACCAAAGATGGTGTAATTACCGTTGAAGAATCCAAATCTTTGACAACAGAATTGGATGTTGTTGAAGGGATGCAAATTGACAGGGGTTATCTTTCTCCTTATTTTGTTACCGACAACGAGCGGATGGTGGTTGAGTTTGAAAACGCTGCTATCCTAATTACTGATAAAAAAATTAGCTCTATCCAAGAATTAATTCCAGTATTGGAAAAAATTGCTCGTGCTGGTAGACCTTTGTTGATTATTGCTGAAGATTTAGAAGGTGAAGCTTTAGCAACTTTGGTAGTTAACAAAGCGCGGGGTGTACTGAGTGCAGCAGCAGTTAAGTCTCCTGGTTTTGGCGATCGCCGTAAAGCTATGTTACAAGATATAGCAGTGCTGACTGGCGGTCAAATGATTTCTGAAGAAGTAGGCTTGAGTCTTGATACTGCTACTTTAGAGATGTTGGGAACTGCTAGCAAAGTCACCATTGACAAAGAAAGCACTACAATTGTTGCTGGTGAAAAAACCGAGGATGTTCAAAAGCGGATTGCTCAAATTCGCCAGCAATTAGCAGACACCGACTCTGATTACGATCGCGAAAAGCTGCAAGAGCGCATTGCTAAACTTGCTGGTGGTATAGCTGTAATTAAAGTAGGCGCGGCTACTGAAACCGAACTCAAAGACCGCAAGTTACGCATTGAAGATGCTCTCAACGCTACCAAAGCTGCTGTAGAAGAAGGCATTGTTCCTGGTGGTGGTACTACCCTAATTCATCTAGCTAAGAAAATTGCGGAATTTAAACACAATTTTAGCGACGAAGAACAGGTTGGTGCTGATATTGTTGCTAAGGCGCTAGAAGCTCCTTTGCGTCAAATGGCAGATAATGCTGGTGTTGAAGGTGCTGTGATTGTTGAAAAAGTGCGTGAAAGTGATTTCAGCATTGGTTACAACGCTGCTACCGATACATTTGAAGATTTGATTGCTGCTGGTATTATTGACCCGGCTAAGGTTGTGCGTTCAGCACTGCAAAATGCTGGCTCTATTGCTGGTATGGTGTTGACAACTGAAGCATTGATTGTTGAAAAGCCTGAGAAGAAACCTGCTGGCGGTGCGCCTGACATGGGCGGCATGGGCGGCATGGGCGGCATGGGTGGCATGGGCGGCATGGGCGGCATGGGCATGATGTAA
- the psb29 gene encoding photosystem II biogenesis protein Psp29 → MNNLRTVSDTKRDFYNNHTRPINSIYRRVVEELMVEMHLLSVNVDFAYHPIYALGVVTSFERFMQGYRPERDRDSIFDALCRAVGADSQTYKQDAERLKALAGRLSGKELIDWIVSPTAVDGAGELPDQIRAIANNPQFKYSRLFAIGLYTLLEVSDPSLVKDEKERLDALNQVGQSLHLPTEKLQKDLDLYRSNLEKMAQVQIAMKDALEADRKKREKRDQEKSMAVAQATPDLSKDETKSG, encoded by the coding sequence GTGAATAACCTTCGCACTGTCTCGGATACCAAGCGAGATTTTTATAATAATCACACCCGTCCTATCAATTCCATCTACCGACGGGTGGTGGAAGAATTGATGGTAGAAATGCACTTGCTCTCAGTTAATGTTGATTTTGCCTATCACCCAATCTATGCGCTGGGCGTAGTCACGTCTTTTGAGAGATTTATGCAAGGCTATCGCCCTGAACGGGATAGGGATTCGATTTTTGATGCCCTCTGTCGGGCGGTCGGGGCAGATTCCCAAACGTACAAACAAGATGCTGAACGGCTAAAGGCATTAGCAGGGCGGTTATCTGGAAAGGAATTAATTGATTGGATTGTTTCACCCACTGCTGTTGATGGTGCTGGTGAGTTACCAGATCAAATCAGAGCGATCGCCAATAATCCCCAATTCAAATACAGCCGCTTGTTTGCTATTGGTCTGTACACGCTGCTAGAAGTATCAGATCCCAGTCTGGTTAAGGATGAAAAAGAGCGACTGGATGCCTTAAACCAAGTCGGTCAATCCTTACACCTACCCACCGAAAAATTGCAAAAAGATCTAGATTTGTATCGCAGCAATTTAGAAAAAATGGCACAGGTGCAAATAGCGATGAAGGATGCGCTGGAAGCTGATCGCAAAAAACGTGAGAAACGCGATCAAGAAAAAAGCATGGCAGTTGCTCAAGCAACACCTGATCTTAGTAAAGACGAGACAAAATCTGGTTGA
- a CDS encoding type II toxin-antitoxin system RelE/ParE family toxin has protein sequence MLNNNNQISIRFADEFENNLYSLSKKYPSIRADVEPVIEQIQQGNFIGDRIANLGENYFVVKVRVKNSNIQKGKRAGYRLIYQVESPTSILLLTIYSKLDREDISTNKIYGMIAEFNENE, from the coding sequence ATGCTGAATAACAATAATCAAATCTCTATCCGTTTCGCTGATGAATTTGAGAATAATCTATATAGTTTATCTAAAAAGTATCCTAGTATTCGTGCAGACGTTGAACCAGTAATTGAGCAAATTCAGCAGGGAAACTTTATTGGAGACCGTATCGCTAATCTCGGTGAAAATTACTTTGTTGTTAAGGTAAGAGTTAAAAACAGTAACATTCAAAAAGGAAAACGTGCAGGTTATCGGTTAATTTATCAAGTTGAATCGCCTACTAGCATACTTTTGTTAACTATTTATTCTAAGTTAGATAGAGAAGATATTAGTACTAACAAAATTTATGGCATGATAGCTGAATTTAATGAAAATGAATGA
- a CDS encoding Mrp/NBP35 family ATP-binding protein, producing MLDLDSVLEVLRPVQDPELRKSLVELNMIRNLNIDNGVVSFNLVLTTPACPLREFIVDDCRRAIQQLPGVKEILVDVSAETPQQKALPDRTGIAGVKNILAVSSGKGGVGKSTVAVNIAVALAQLGAKVGLIDADIYGPNAPTMLGLANAQITVRQGANGEILEPAFNHGVKLVSMGFLIDPDQPVIWRGPMLNGVIRQFLYQVEWGELDYLIVDMPPGTGDAQLTLAQAVPMAGAVIVTTPQTVALLDSRKGLKMFQQLGVPVLGIVENMSYFIPPDMPDRQYDIFGSGGGEKTSQELGVPLLGCIPLEIPLRQGGDKGLPIVVGEPESESAKALIAIAKTIAAKISVAALS from the coding sequence ATGCTCGATCTCGATTCCGTTCTAGAAGTACTGCGTCCGGTGCAAGACCCTGAACTCCGCAAGAGTTTGGTGGAATTAAACATGATTCGTAATCTCAACATCGACAATGGTGTTGTTAGCTTCAATTTAGTGTTAACCACACCTGCTTGTCCGTTACGGGAATTTATTGTGGATGATTGCCGTCGCGCAATACAGCAGTTACCAGGGGTTAAAGAAATTTTAGTGGATGTCAGCGCGGAGACACCGCAGCAAAAAGCACTCCCAGACCGCACAGGGATAGCTGGAGTGAAAAATATCCTCGCTGTTTCTAGTGGCAAAGGTGGCGTTGGGAAAAGTACAGTAGCAGTAAATATAGCAGTAGCTTTAGCGCAGTTGGGTGCAAAAGTTGGTTTGATTGATGCTGATATTTATGGCCCAAATGCACCAACAATGCTGGGTTTGGCAAATGCACAGATTACAGTACGGCAAGGCGCGAACGGAGAAATTTTAGAACCCGCTTTTAATCACGGTGTCAAGCTGGTTTCGATGGGCTTTTTGATTGACCCAGATCAACCTGTGATTTGGCGCGGGCCTATGTTAAATGGAGTTATTCGTCAGTTTCTCTATCAGGTAGAGTGGGGAGAATTAGATTATCTAATTGTAGATATGCCACCTGGTACAGGTGATGCTCAACTGACATTAGCGCAAGCAGTACCAATGGCTGGGGCGGTAATTGTCACGACACCTCAAACAGTAGCGCTGTTGGACTCCCGTAAGGGTTTGAAGATGTTTCAACAGTTGGGTGTGCCAGTATTGGGGATAGTAGAAAATATGAGTTATTTTATTCCCCCAGATATGCCTGACCGCCAATATGACATTTTTGGATCTGGAGGGGGTGAAAAAACATCTCAAGAATTAGGTGTGCCGTTGCTGGGTTGCATTCCTTTAGAAATTCCCTTGCGCCAAGGAGGGGACAAAGGTTTGCCGATAGTAGTTGGTGAACCCGAATCAGAGTCAGCTAAGGCATTGATTGCGATCGCTAAAACTATTGCTGCTAAAATCTCTGTAGCTGCCCTCTCGTAG
- the fabG gene encoding 3-oxoacyl-[acyl-carrier-protein] reductase: MEVLSASQARLNGQVAIVTGASRGIGRAIALALATEGASVVINYANSATAAEEVVGEIGNAGGSAIAFQADVSKPDQVDALLKAVMDKWGRVDVLVNNAGITRDTLLLRMKLEEWQEVIDLNLTGVFLSTKAVSKVMLKQKSGRIINITSVAGLMGNPGQANYSAAKAGVIGFTKTIAKELATRGITVNAVAPGFITTDMTANIKSDDILKFIPLGRYGQPEEVAGMVRFLASDPAAAYITGQVFNVDGGMVMA; the protein is encoded by the coding sequence ATGGAAGTATTATCAGCGTCTCAAGCTAGGTTAAATGGGCAAGTAGCAATTGTTACTGGTGCGTCACGGGGAATTGGTCGAGCGATCGCACTGGCTCTAGCAACAGAAGGCGCTAGTGTAGTTATTAACTACGCTAACTCTGCTACTGCGGCTGAAGAAGTGGTTGGTGAAATAGGTAATGCAGGTGGTAGTGCGATCGCATTTCAAGCAGATGTCTCTAAACCCGATCAAGTAGATGCCCTACTCAAAGCTGTGATGGACAAGTGGGGGCGGGTTGATGTGCTAGTTAATAATGCTGGTATTACCCGCGATACGCTGCTACTAAGGATGAAACTGGAAGAATGGCAAGAAGTAATTGACCTAAACCTAACTGGTGTATTTCTATCTACCAAAGCAGTCAGTAAGGTAATGCTCAAGCAAAAATCTGGGCGAATAATTAATATTACCTCTGTAGCTGGTTTGATGGGCAATCCTGGTCAAGCAAACTATAGTGCTGCCAAAGCTGGCGTAATTGGTTTTACTAAAACTATTGCCAAAGAACTCGCCACTCGCGGTATCACTGTTAATGCTGTCGCCCCTGGTTTTATTACTACAGATATGACGGCTAACATCAAATCAGATGATATCCTCAAATTCATTCCTTTAGGGCGCTATGGTCAACCTGAAGAAGTTGCTGGGATGGTGCGTTTTCTTGCCAGTGATCCCGCAGCAGCTTATATTACTGGGCAAGTTTTTAATGTCGATGGTGGCATGGTAATGGCATAG
- the corA gene encoding magnesium/cobalt transporter CorA — MTETRIQPMQWVNQPCEEESDLFEYFYDKPGSLPGTLRVKTDAQPPEIVLIDYNEETATRVVLETPEECACYLDTESVSWVDVLGLGSEEILHRLGQVFNLHLLVLEDIVNVPQRPKVEDYDNHLVIITQMVMPKEKATGFYSEQVSFILGKHYLLTVQEEPEHDCFKPVRDRIRTAKGMIRKNNADYLAYALLDAIIDGFFPVLENYGERIEELELEVVDNPTHQTLNKIYQLRRELLALRRAIWPQRDAINTLIRDGSNLISEEVRIYLRDCYDHAIQVMDMVETYRELSSGLMDVYMSSVSNKMNEIMKLLTVISSIFIPLTFVAGIYGMNFNTEKSPWNMPELNWYLGYPLCLGLMSAIALGLVFFFWRRGWFQNFSTVKEK, encoded by the coding sequence ATGACAGAAACACGCATACAGCCTATGCAATGGGTTAATCAACCCTGTGAAGAAGAATCAGATTTATTTGAATACTTTTACGACAAACCAGGGAGCCTACCAGGAACTCTTAGAGTTAAGACAGATGCACAGCCACCGGAAATTGTCTTAATTGATTACAACGAAGAAACAGCAACCCGTGTAGTGTTAGAAACACCGGAAGAATGTGCTTGCTATTTAGATACTGAGTCAGTGTCTTGGGTAGACGTATTAGGCTTAGGCAGTGAAGAAATCTTGCACCGCTTGGGGCAAGTGTTTAATTTGCATCTCTTGGTGCTGGAAGATATAGTTAATGTGCCTCAGCGCCCGAAAGTAGAAGACTATGATAACCATTTGGTAATTATTACCCAGATGGTAATGCCAAAAGAAAAAGCGACTGGTTTTTATAGTGAACAAGTTAGTTTTATTTTAGGGAAACATTATTTGCTAACAGTTCAAGAAGAACCAGAACATGATTGCTTTAAACCTGTACGCGATCGCATTCGTACTGCTAAAGGTATGATTCGTAAAAATAACGCTGATTATTTAGCTTATGCTCTCTTAGATGCAATTATTGATGGTTTCTTTCCTGTATTGGAAAACTATGGTGAGCGCATTGAGGAATTAGAATTAGAAGTGGTAGATAATCCCACACATCAGACTTTAAATAAAATCTATCAACTTCGGCGAGAATTACTAGCACTGCGTCGTGCTATTTGGCCTCAAAGAGATGCTATTAATACATTAATTAGAGATGGCAGTAATCTGATCAGTGAGGAGGTAAGAATTTATCTGCGTGACTGTTACGATCACGCTATTCAAGTAATGGATATGGTGGAAACTTACCGCGAACTATCTTCGGGATTAATGGATGTTTATATGTCTTCTGTTAGTAACAAAATGAATGAAATAATGAAATTACTTACCGTTATTTCTAGTATATTTATACCTTTAACTTTTGTTGCTGGAATATATGGAATGAATTTTAATACAGAAAAATCTCCTTGGAATATGCCAGAACTTAACTGGTATTTGGGTTATCCATTATGCTTAGGATTAATGAGTGCGATCGCCTTGGGTTTAGTATTCTTTTTCTGGCGGCGTGGCTGGTTTCAAAATTTTTCAACTGTTAAAGAGAAATAA
- a CDS encoding chromophore lyase CpcT/CpeT, with the protein MTLSTELITLGRYLAGEFDNRAQALAEPAWYVHLHLWQRPVPLFTEDSITLFAEQANIVNLDHPYRPRILRLQDSNTPSGSIHVQYYMFKNLEAIKGAGRNPELLKTLTISDLELLPTCTLTINPQKITTDTWEFATSPTNDAPCSFNYQNQTYQVFLGFTARKNEFHSYDKGIDPQTGKAIWGALMGSYRYIKRQDFAAELPV; encoded by the coding sequence ATGACTTTATCTACAGAATTAATTACTTTAGGTCGCTACCTGGCGGGAGAATTTGATAATCGCGCACAAGCTCTAGCAGAACCAGCATGGTATGTACATCTGCACCTCTGGCAGCGACCAGTTCCCCTCTTTACCGAAGACAGCATTACCTTATTCGCCGAACAAGCGAATATAGTCAACTTGGATCATCCTTATCGCCCTCGGATATTGCGCCTGCAAGACAGCAATACACCGTCTGGCTCGATCCATGTGCAATACTATATGTTTAAAAACTTAGAGGCAATCAAAGGTGCAGGTCGCAATCCCGAATTGCTCAAAACATTAACAATTTCTGATCTTGAGTTACTACCAACCTGCACTCTGACGATTAACCCGCAGAAAATAACTACTGATACCTGGGAATTTGCTACCTCACCAACAAATGATGCTCCTTGTAGCTTCAATTATCAAAATCAAACATACCAGGTTTTTCTAGGATTTACAGCCAGAAAAAATGAATTCCACAGTTACGACAAAGGTATAGATCCCCAAACCGGAAAAGCGATTTGGGGTGCGCTGATGGGTTCATATCGCTACATCAAACGTCAAGATTTTGCTGCCGAGTTGCCAGTCTGA